In Rhizoctonia solani chromosome 7, complete sequence, one DNA window encodes the following:
- a CDS encoding Helicase conserved C-terminal domain, which produces MQKVDSKLEDAQRLRSPKALCDATRALTDWQKIAIGTKEVDELHFLSRERTLKQLWSSLGFGSLEDDLTASKSKSKSTQDGPSKEEMQAAYAYYVEEYCYGVGCLDKSKLPIPTVGVSGLHSLVDGCKDIGVLHLKSLSTEALWAQLGLPGVDQFPFAEPGTGESAKDMAPLAKTCAVPFWHQVVGTLRILEGAFTQRVGNCAQPTLLCNNVGLGKTVQIIGVISMIQHYYKQQELPAKERLATPMFIQEQSSPYFAGQKTIPNLPSIVITPRTLGNQWMEQWKKFTQLGSFVPVRYSVESGTLESFCSDPTGPYCAAAGQDLEHAGRVVIIADLLAIAKEAKRCLQLPPAFKGRDQQCRLTLWNALWVAAVDKIHNLQNSSHTQQGVQLITQSLSLVIGATATPLFTLLKCLLALGRNLRYLPLLGEQGVQVWNKMQEMLSTGNESWRLTSTAVIQATVERELQAALLLGKIPLYNPRAAKIKEELESKYQAEDQRSILHMIHVSKQPLNMLRLLLLPIMICRTNESLDYLGRQILDLPFVQKFIAWAPMNEEEKEMQRVINQEHTQQKSKKTKLAQKAKAAKRQKRKQAQDNVGDNEDEDVDENAWNGSQAQGEVERSNCKNVRWHNFLIEQKFAGMLAKLGALRLEEQAQELDHGTLTNKVTDDWTVENPPQKMSTRMQCVMGLIEWFWIGNPKPVALLEDGTLDKARLVQEPLPSKKPRKFLIYVKFQQHQALIAKMLTLKEKDYVTYNSSMATTKRQRSVEKFANDPSCQIMIISNVGSAGLNLVEASVVIIVSSVWSGLELDQTTGCVDCPGQLQDVAVYNIMAPEGIDLALNVYADSKAQLSNHFLSLQRTLQTVYSEIAQPHSNDHDELDLEEIPAVPSTKGTKPSTSKAGPHKRKSQNEQCSQDANAVQKLALAKALGSQVSGAPSSNLS; this is translated from the exons ATGCAAAAGGTCGACAGCAAACTGGAAG ATGCTCAAAGGCTCAGATCCCCCAAGGCATTGTGTGACGCAACAAGGGCTTTGACTGATTGGCAGAAGATAGCAATAGGGACAAAGGAGGTTGATGAGCTTCACTTCCTGTCCAGGGAACGTACACTGAAGCAGTTATGGTCAagtcttgggtttggaagtCTTGAGGATGATCTGA CGGCGTCAAAATCTAAAAGCAAGTCAACTCAAGATGGTCCaagcaaagaagaaatgcaGGCTGCCTATGCTTACTATGTTGAGGAGTACTGCTATGGAGTTGGCTGTCTTGACAAGTCCAAGCTTCCTATCCCTACAGTTGGTGTCTCTGGTCTCCACAGTTTGGTGGATGGGTGCAAGGATATTGGGGTATTGCATCTCAAGTCCTTGTCCACGGAGGCTCTGTGGGCCCAGCTAGGACTGCCAGGTGTGGATCAGTTCCCGTTTGCAGAGCCTGGCACTGGTGAAAGCGCCAAAGACATGGCTCCACTGGCCAAAACTTGTGCGGTGCCGTTTTGGCATCAAGTGGTAGGCACTCTCAGAATCTTGGAAGGCGCTTTCACACAGAGAGTGGGCAATTGCGCCCAACCAACTTTACTGTGCAACAATGTTGGACTTGGAAAGACGGTGCAAATCATTGGGGTCATTAGCATGATCCAACATTACTATAAGCAACAGGAACTGCCAGCCAAAGAGCGTCTTGCAACACCCATGTTTATCCAAG AGCAAAGCTCGCCATACTTTGCAGGCCAAAAGACCATACCAAATTTGCCATCAATTGTCATTACTCCGCGGACACTTGGCAATCAATGGATGGAGCAATGGAAGAAGTTTACCCAGCTTGGTAGTTTTGTTCCTGTCCGGTACTCAGTTGAGAGCGGCACCCTTGAGAGCTTCTGCAGTGACCCAACAGGTCCATACTGCGCTGCAGCTGGACAAGACTTGGAGCATGCAGGGCGAGTGGTTATCATTGCAGACCTATTG GCTATTGCAAAGGAAGCAAAACGGTGCTTACAGCTCCCTCCTGCATTCAAGG GCAGGGATCAGCAATGCAGGCTCACTCTTTGGAATGCGCTTTGGGTGGCAGCTGTGGACAAGATACACAATCTCCAAAACAGCAGTCACACTCAACAAGGGGTTCAGCTCATTACTcagtccttgtccttggtgatTGGAGCAACCGCCACACCATTGTTTACGTTGCTCAAA TGCCTGCTTGCTCTTGGACGGAACCTGCGCTACCTGCCATTGCTTGGTGAGCAAGGAGTTCAGGTCTGGAACAAGATGCAGGAAATGCTGTCAACTGGTAATGAAAGTTGGAGGCTTACAAGCACAGCGGTAATTCAAGCCACAGTAGAAAGGGAGCTTCAAGCGGCACTTTTACTTGGCAAAATTCCCTTGTACAACCCCCGCGCTGCtaagatcaaggaagaactggaaagcAAGTACCAGGCTGAGGACCAGCGGAGCATCCTCCATATGATTCATGTCTCAAAGCAGCCACTAAACATGTTGCGcttgcttcttctccccatCATGATTTGTCGCACAAATGAGTCCTTAGACTATTTGGGCAGACAAATCTTGGATCTCCCGTTTGTACAGAAGTTCATTGCTTGGGCACCCATgaatgaagaagagaaggaaaTGCAACGGGTCATCAATCAAGAGCACACACAGCAGAAGAGCAAAAA AACAAAACTGGCGCAAAAGGCTAAGGCTGCCaagagacaaaaaagaaagcaaGCGCAGGACAATGTGGGTGAcaatgaggatgaggatgtagATGAGAATGCATGGAATGGGTCTCAGGCACAGGGGGAGGTGGAACGGAGCAATTGCAAGAATGTCAGGTGGCAT AACTTCCTGATAGAACAGAAGTTTGCTGGTATGCTGGCTAAGCTGGGAGCGCTACGGCTGGAAGAGCAGGCTCAGGAGCTTGATCATGGTACCTTGACAAACAAAGTCACCGACGACTGGACAGTGGAGAATCCGCCCCAGAAGATGTCCACAAGGATGCAATGTGTCATGGGATTGATTGAGTGGTTCTGGATTGGCAACCCCAAACCCGTTGCATTGCTTGAGGATGGTACACTAGATAAAGCAAGGCTTGTGCAAGAACCTTTGCCCAGCAAGAAGCCGCGGAAGTTTCTCATATACGTCAAATTTCAGCAGCACCAAGCACTCATTGCAAAG ATGCTCACTCTCAAAGAAAAAGACTATGTGACGTACAACAGCTCTATGGCTACCACCAAGCGTCAACGGTCTGTTGAGAAGTTTGCCAATGACCCATCATGCCAAATCATGATCATCAGCAATGTAGGCTCAGCTGGTCTCAACTTGGTGGAAGCCTCAGTTGTGATCATTGTA AGCAGTGTTTGGTCTGGGCTTGAGCTTGACCAAACCACGGGTTGCGTTGATTGCCCTGGGCAGCTGCAAGATGTAGCTGTATACAACATCATGGCGCCAGAGGGAATTGATCTGGCCCTGAATGTTTACGCAGATAGTAAGGCACAGCTCTCTAACCATTTCCTGAGCTTGCAAAGAACCTTGCAAACTGTGTACTCGGAAATTGCTCAGCCACACTCCAATGATCACGATGAGCTTGACTTGGAGGAGATCCCTGCAGTCCCTTCAACAAAGGGTACAAAACCATCCACTTCCAAAGCTGGGCCACACAAGAGAAAAAGCCAAAATGAACAATGCTCTCAAGATGCAAATGCTGTTCAAAAGCTAGCCCTAGCCAAGGCACTGGGATCACAGGTTTCTGGTGCTCCCTCAAGCAatttgtcctag